CTTTGCTGATGGAAGTCCATTAAAACGCATGGCAAATTCCAGCCCTGTTGTTGTCTTCATCTCAGCTTCTCCTACTATTCCTCTTCTAGGGCTTGGGCATGGGAAATTTTCCTTTTGGGGACCAGGGATGGCTCTGCAGAGACTGGTGTGTGGCCAGGATTGCCACCGGAGCTTTATGgcaaaaaaggaggaggagatctGCCCCAGGCACAAAGGTGGGATCAGCTGCCAGCCTACAAGTAGGCGACAGTATCACGGATCTCTTGGGCCTCAAAATCGATCACACAAATAATCCTGTAGGTCCATTAAAACACAGTGTGAATAATTGCATTACTTCTTCACCCATTGCAAATTTTGGGATAAATGtgtttcacaagaaaaaattgttttttaacactttcttctttctaaacccaaattaattttaaaaatgctttttttttctttttctttttctttttctttttctttttctttttctttttctttttctttttctttttctttttctttttctttttctttttctttttctttttctttttctttttctttttctttttctttttctttttctttttctttttctttttctttttctttttctttttctttttctttttctttttctttttctttttctttttctttttctttttctttttctttttctttttctttttctttctttttctttttctttttctttttttttctctttttctctttttcttctttttcttctttttcttctttttctttttctttttctttttctttctttttctttttctttttctttttctttttctttctctttctctttctctttctctttctctttttctttttctttttctttttctttttctttttctttttctttttctttttctttttctttttctttttctttttctttttctttttctttttctttttctttttctttttctttttctttttctttttctttttctttttctttttctttttctttttctttttcttttttttctttttctttttctttttttttttctctttttctctttttcttctttttttctttttctttttctttttctttttctttctttttctttttctttttctttttctttttctttttctttttctttttctttttctttttctttctctttctctttctctttctctttttctttttctttttctttttctttttctttttctttttctttttctttttctttttctttttctttttctttttctttttctttttctttttctttttctttttctttttctttttctttttctttttctttttctttttctttttcttttt
This genomic stretch from Anser cygnoides isolate HZ-2024a breed goose chromosome 3, Taihu_goose_T2T_genome, whole genome shotgun sequence harbors:
- the LOC136790259 gene encoding LOW QUALITY PROTEIN: uncharacterized protein (The sequence of the model RefSeq protein was modified relative to this genomic sequence to represent the inferred CDS: inserted 2 bases in 1 codon) — its product is KKKKKKKRKEKEKEKEKEKEKEKKEKEKEKEEKEEKEEKEKKRKKKKKKKKKKEKEKEKEKEKEKEKEKEKEKEKEKEKEKEKEKEKEKEKEKEKEKEKEKEKEKEKEKEKEKEKEKEKEKEKEKEKEKEKEKEKEKEKEKEKEKEKEKEKEKEKEKEXKKEKEKEKEKEKEKEKEKEKEKEKEKEKEKEKEKEKEKEKEKEKEKEKEKEKEKEKEKEKEKEKEKEKEKEKEKEKEKEKEKEKEKEKEKEKEKEKEKEKEKEKEEKEKEKKEKEKEKEKEKEKEKEKEKEKEKEKEKEKEKEKEKEKEKEKEKEKEKEKEKEKEKEKEKEKEKEKEKEKEKEKKEKEKEKEKEKEKEKEKEKEKEKEKEKEKEKEKEKEKEKEKEKEKEKEKEKEKEKEKEKEKEKEKEKEKEKEKEKEKEK